Part of the Jatrophihabitans sp. GAS493 genome, AGTATCACGACGACCGGAATGCCTATCACTCGCGGCTGACTCGCCAGCGGCCACAGGGAGGGTACTGAGCCGGGTCAACGGCCTCTGGCCAGGTCCAGTGCGGTGGCCGGCATTCGTGCTGGCTTGGCTGGCCGCCATCGAAACCCCGACCGAGGATGCGACTACTACGGCTGCGCCGAGTGCGGAGATAAGCATGGACTTGCCTGTAAACGACCTGAATAGCATCTGCATTGTCCTTATCAAGAAGGGAGTTCTCATCGAACCGGTCGAAAGCGTTACGGACAATGGGCCGTTCCGGTTCAACCGATCTTGTCAAGCGCCCTGCCCAATGCCGCTTGTCCCCAAGTCGGATCGATTCGCTGCAGAGTCTCGTCGCCTGCGGTCTTGTCCCGCTGCTTGTTCTCCTCGCACTGGCCTAGCCAGGCGTGCCGGGTGGCTAGAACCCGTGACGGACAAGCTCGAGGCGACCCGCTGATCGGGTCACGTCGAATCTAGATAACGACAGTAACGATGTGAGTGCCAAAGAGCGTACGAACCTGCAGTTGCCCAACGTCGCTAAGTGGAATCGCCGCCGACCCCTCGACTTGGGTGCCGCGTGATCCGCTCCCACCTGGCGCAACCGCCCAGCTGCTCACAACCTGCTGCTCGCCGCTTCGGGATACCGCGATGAGCTCGCAATGCGCATTGCCTGGCTCATCGGCAACGAGCGCGTTGACGCGTGAGAATCCGTGTTCGGGGGTGAGCGTCGCGACGATTGACACACCGCTCACGAGATCGTGAGCCGTACGCGTCTGTGAACCGGGCCCAGCAGCAATTTCCGCTGACGCCACGTGGCGATGGGAGTTGACTTCACCCCCGGCGATACCGCCGCCGACAACGAGCACCGCGGCGGCAGCGGCGACACCGAGCACACGCCGTCGTCGTGTGTGCGCTCGCTGCGAACGTAGCGCGGCCAGCGTTCGGGGCAGGATCAGGTCGTTCTCCAGTTGCGCGCCTTCAGCCTCGAGCTGATCGAAATTCATGCCGTCGATGCCGCTGGAACCGGGCTCCGTCACGTCCGCATCTCCTTTCAGCCGGTCCAGGCGACGGGTCACATCGATCAGATCCGCCACCTCCCGTCGACACTCACCGCAGCTGGTCAAGTGGACAGCCACCGCCCGCTGTTCATCCTCGTCGAGGAGGCCGCAGACGTACGCACCAAGCTGCGGCCGGAAGTCGATTTCGTTCATGCAGTTATCTCCTGCCCCTGCCCGAGCGTCCCGCGCAGCGCCCGGAGTGCGTAGTAAGTGCGGGATTTGACGGTCCCGGCCGGAATTCCTAGCGTCAGTCCAGCCTCTTGGGCCGACTTGTCCTTCAAGTAGACCTCGACCAGCACGGCGCGATGCTCGACTGATAGCAATGCCAGCGCCTTCTCCACGACGAGCTTGTCATCGAGTTCCTGAACAGGGTCGCCCAGCCGCTCAACCCTGCCGGCAGCGTCGGCGAGCTCGCCGTCCACCTCGACCGGACGTGCTCGCTTAGCCCGCACCATGTCTATCCACACATTGTTCGCGACCGTGAACAGCCAGGCACGCACCGAACCACGTTCGGCCGAGAGGTTGTCGCCATGACGCCAGGCGCGCAGGAGTGTCTCCTGAACGATGTCCTCAGCCCGCTGCTGATCACGACACAACCGGTACGAATAGCCCAGCAAAGCGCGCCCATACTCGGCGTAGAGGGTGACCACCAGCGCCTCACCAGACGCGTGCTCTCGAATCGCACGGCGTGCGCGTCGCGTTGATCCAGATCCCAAACTGAATGTCATGCAGTCTCCTGCGCCCCCGCTTGCCACCGCGCAACGATTCGCAGACGCGGCCACAAGCATTACGTTCAAACCTGCGACTTGGTTCAGAGTAAGCGAGATATGACGACACGCCACCACCCTTCGAGTGCGATTCGCGGGCCCAGCTCCGGCAAGCGCTCCGATCCCTCGGCCGCGGCGGTTCATGCTTGCCATCCGGCTTGCGCCAGTCTGCAGGTTGTCGCCGGACTATGTCATGATGCCGGCGGGATGATCGCCGGTGACAGCGGAGTGAAGCCGCCACTCAAAGGGTCCGACAGCCCGGTAGATTCGCCGTCCTGTGGGACGGGATCCTCCTTTCCCGGCATGAACCAGGTCGCCGGTGGGCCTGGGTTTTCTCCATTAGTGTTGACCATCAGCCCGCCTCGGCCGTCGTCGGTAAGATATCCGCCTTCCTTGAAGGCGAACTGCAGGCCGAACACCGGTGTGAACTCCTGGTCGAACTCAGGGAAGTCTCCGCAATTGGTCGACGACACCTGTCTGATTCCACCTCCATGGGCGACCAAACAGTAGCCAGTGGCCGCGTTCTGGATCAGCACGGCTGGTGAGATGTCTTCCCCGGACCAAGGTGATCCAATGAATCGCCAGTTCTGGGTATTCGCCCCATTGCACGGAGCGAGAAAGACAGGAGCGTCCAGGCTGAGCGTGTCGTAACCTGTTGCGGTATCGAGACAGGCGCCAGTCGTTACTACCCGGATCGTCGAGATGTCGTCGGCGCGGGCAGCACCGGCACGAGCGAAGAGCGCCGCCCCCATAGCCAGTGCTACGAGGACGGCGATGAAGGCTTTCGCGCGAAGCGACAATCCCCCCAACGACCGTCGTAGAGACACGAGATTCATAGCGACCTCCGTGGTAGAAGAACAGACGATGTCCTCGTACCCACGTATGCCACGGCCCAGTAAGTTCAACGCAGCAAATCGACGCGCTGTAGACACGACGGCGCCGCTAATCCTGCCGCCGGGCAGCGGCAGGACTAGCGGCGCGCGTGAGGGGGACGGGATACGTCAGTTCTTTACGATGCGTCCGTCTATCGAGTAGGTAAACGGGTCCGGCTGCTTACTCACAAAGTCGACGAGCGCGGTGAGCACCGGCTGAACCTGTTGGACCACGTTCGACGCGCCCTTCAAGACGGTAAACCCGTCGCCTCCGTTTGCGGCAAAGGAGTTGGCTGTAGCAGTGTAGGTCTGTGAGCCGTCGTTGGGAATGGGGTTTGAATCATCGCCGGCCTTACCGAGCCACACCCCGGTGATTGAGCCACTTCCCTGGGTTCCGGTGTAGGCGAAGTGCAGCCCGGAGACCTGCATGATCCCCCCGGTTCCGGTTGCCAACTGCTGTGCGAGCACCGCCCAGACCTGCGCCCCCGTCAGTTCGAAGGTGTCAACATAGTTGTCCTGGAAGGGCTGCGCGGTATACAGACTGCCGAAGGTCACCGGGCCCGCGGTGAACCCCGAGCGGATGCTGCCGGTGTTGACGAAGGCAAGCTGCGTTCCGGCGTAGGCGCGCTGCGCATCGGCGATAAGGTCACCGGCCGGGGACTCACCCGCCGCGCTCTGCCCGTTCTCGCGTTGGGAAGGGATATCGGTGCTGGCGGTATTTATCAGGCGCTGAGTGATGGGGTTGGTGGTCGCTACGGCGTTGTCGACGATCGCCTGCACCTGTTGGTCAATTGGAACGGCTGGCGCGTCCGGATCGGTGGACTGAGGGATGCTCGAGCGCCAGACCGGCACGATGGCCCCCCAGGTCGCCTTGATCGTCTCGGTCTTGCGGTCCAGCAGCAGTTGCACCTGATCGAACGCCCGACCGTACGAAGACGCCTGCACGACGAGTGCCTGACCCACCCGTGTGCTGACCGTCGTGTGAGTGTGTCCGGAGACGACCAGTTTCACCGCCGGATCGAGGTGGGCGGCGATCGAGTTGATGCGATCACTCACCACGCCGACCGGGAAGCTAGTCTGCGTACCGCCCTCGTGGATTATCACGACGAAGGTGTGCACGCCCTGCTTCTCCAGTGCGGCGACAGAGCCGTTGATGGCGGTGACCTCATCCGTGAAGTGAACACCGGCTGTAGCGTCGGTGGTCGTCACGGTTGGCGTAAAGATGGTGGTGGCTCCGATGAAGCCGATCGGTACGCCGGCAACGCGCTTCACGAGGTACGGCGGAAGCAAGGGCTGCCCCGTCGCGTCGCTGATGACATTCGCGTCGACCACGGGGTAGTCCAGTTTGTTGAAATCGATCGACGGGTCCACGGTCGAGGTGCCCCCATTGATCTGCAGTTGAAGTTCCTTCACGCCGCGGTCGAACTCGTGGTTTCCAAGAGTGCCGATATCGAACCCCATGAGGTTCATGGCGTCCAAGGTCGGCTTGTCGCGCAGGAGTGCGGTCTCGGGCGGACTGCCACCCACCATGTCACCCGCCTCGACCGTAACGGTGTTCGGGTTCTCTGAGCGGGCTCGTTCAAGGTCGCCGGCCAGTGCGGCTATTCCTCCCGCCGCGTCCTTTACACCGGTGTACGGATCGCTGTACGTCAATCCATTCCCGGTGATGTTGCCGTGCAGGTCGTTCACGGCCAACAGTTGAGCTTGAACATAGCGATCACCATCTTGGAGGATGCTGGTCAACACATGCCCTTGGGTCTGCAGCGGTGGATCAAATCCGCCGAGGACGGCCAGAGTCGGCGCCACATCGACCTGCTGCACCGACGCGGCGCGACCGTGGTGATCAATGCCCGGTCCAGCGGCGAGGAAGACCGGGGCTGCCGCCTGCTTGCCTCCCGCTTTGTCTGGCCCAGGCAGGTAACCGTCCTCAGCCACCGGACGTATCGTGCTGATCTGTGTTCCGGCCGTTGCACCGGTGAAGGTGTAGGGCGGACGTAGAATGACCGTAACGTCTCCACTGCGAGTGGGGTTCGCCCCGCCCGTCCCGGGCAGATTGGCCAGATCAGACTTGGTATAGACCGCCTGCACGATGCGCTGGCCGGTCGTCGGGTCAACCAGGTCACGGTATGCGTTGACGATCTTCGAGACGGTAGCCGAGTAGTCGGTCGCTGCTACCGTTCCGTCCGGGTCACGCCCGGCCAGTTCGAGATAGATCTGGGTCGTCGCCCCGGTGGAGCAGGCTTTCGCCAGACTGGAACCGACCGCCGCAGGCTGGCAGTTCGCCGATTGCTCTGTATCTTGCAGGCCGAGGTGCACCAGCGGCAGCGCGGGATCGACCGCGCGCCAAGCCGGTGCGACGGCATGGTCGCTCGTGGCGACCACGTCGGTATTCGTACCTAGCAGGCCTTGCAGCGTGCTTATTTCATGATCTGCGTTTCGGTACGCACCCTCAAGCATCGATTGGCGCTGCCGGGTGAGATGATCCCGCCGCCCGGAGCCTGCGAATCGGTCAAAGAAGGGATTGGCGACATCACCCGCTGTAGTTGGGGTCAGCAAGGCCAACAGTTCGCCGTTCGTCTGACTTATGACGTCAGTTCCGGCGAGGACGACATTCGTATGTGGTTGCAACTTGCCCAGGACATAGGAGTCAACGGCTCGCTCGTAGGCCCCACTGAGAAGGCTGGTCTGTTCGTACCAAGTGCGCTCGTCGATGACTCCGGCCTGCAAGGCTGCCGCGTCCCCGTACACAGCGGGCGGCAAGTTCTCGGCCAGGTAGTTGGCGAATCGGCCGCCCCACTGCGAGCTAGTCGGCAGTGCATTACAAGCCGCCGTAAAGCACTGTGCGTTAGCCCGACTGATTGGCGTGTAGTAGAGGCCGAAGTGCGATACATCCGGGCTCAAGGTGGTCAGCTTCACATAGAATCCGGCGGCTGCTCCGGCGGCGATTCCGGTCAGCGAGTTGTCACCCGAGAGCCGAATGGGCGCGAAGTTCCCTGGGGACAGAGTGGCCACCGCGTTGACGCCATCCTTCCCGGCGGACGCAGGGACGATCAGCACCCGGTCGTACCCGCGCCTCGAGGTTGCGTAGATAAACAAATCGAAGTCGCGGTTTGGGTTCACGGCCGATGAAGTCGTCTCGATACTGAAGGTCGATTGCAGGGCCGGTCGGCGGCTGGATGGCACATGACTCCATCCGGTTGCTGCCTCGATGGTGGCCGCCTGGTATCCGAAGCCAGCAGCGCGGACCTCCGTTTCACGTGTCGGTTCGGCCGGGGTCTGCACCACGCCCGCTTGTGAGTACGAGGTTGCACGATCGACCGTCGGTCCGGCAATCCCCGCCGCAAGACCGCCCGGCCAATCAAGTTGGGCAACCAGGCGTCCGGCACCTTCGGCCGACGCGGCCAGCGATTCGGCCTCGTCCGCGCCGGCTGCGGGTCCTGCCGTCACCGCGGTAGCTGTCGATGAGAGCGATGAACTGAACGCTGAACGCGTGTCGAAGTAGGTGTCGCCTGTTGTGCCTGTTCGCGCGGGCCACGCTCCGGTCGTGAGTGCATCTACATCCGGTCCAGTCGCCGCCGGAACCGCAGTGGTGATTCCGGATTCAGCAGATACTCCCTCGCGCTGGAGCCGAGCATAGGCCGGCAATGCTCCTCTCTTTTCGAGACTTTCCAGCGTGCGAGATTGCAGGCCAGCCGCATCAAAGAGGAGTACGGACGAATCAGATGCAGCGTCCCCGTTCTGAGTCGGCATAGCGGACGCCCGTGCATCCTGACCGCTCAGAGCGACCAGTCCGGCCGCGACGGCGGTGGTCATACTCAGCAATGCGAACGACTTCTTCAGGACCTGTGGCCTCATGACGACTCCACTGAAGGGTATTGGTCTAGTCCACATTGGACTAGACAACATGCGCAGAGTGTGCCGGAGATCCAGCTATCAGTCAACCGTTCGCGACCTTGAGATTTACCTGTGGGCGAAGCTGTCCGGCACACATCAATATCCGAAGTTCTGCGTCCAGTAGTAGTTGTGGAGGCCAACACCAAGAGAAACAGCGGTAGGCAGCAAAAGATTGGCCAGGTGCCCAGGGCTTCGGATCCACGCCTCAACCGCCGAGGCCGGGGTGAGCTGGCCATGAGCGATGTTCTCGGCCGCCGGGAGCGGGTAGCCGTGCTCCCGCATCCGATCGAACGGTGTCCGCCCGAGGGCATCGACGTGTCCGAAGAAACGCCGCATCGCCATCTCGCTGCTATGGTCCCGGGCGGCCTGACGCAAGAGTTCACTGGGCACCAATGGACTAAGACCGCGCGCAACACGAAATTCATTGGTCAGTCGCACGACCTCGTCCTCAGCCTGCCGTCGGACGCCATCACCAATGAATTGATGCGCTCGTCGGACGCCAGGCACCGCGGGCGGCGGCGCGGCCGGCTCGGACTGAGCGAGCGAGGCTGCTTGATCCAGTTGGCCTGCCTGGTGCCTGCGGCGTACCGGACGGCCATCACCTCTCCTGCGCTTGCGACTCTTGGGCACTCTGCTCCTTGGATTCAGACGCATGAACCGACCGCAGCCGACACCACTAGACACGCCCACCCGCTCGCCGCTGGTTCAACGAACTGGCGACAGCCGATGCCGGTCCGCCTGATCCATCCGGCTTCGGGCTCAATGAACCAAGCGGATGGTGCCAACCGTGAGTAGCACGCTGTTTGCCATGTTCAATTCAGATGGAGGCTCGAATGTACAGACGGATTCTCAGACGAACGCTTGCCCTACCCCTGCGAGTCAGGGCGCTCGTCGCCATACTCGTCGCACTCGCGGTTGGCGCGGGGTTGGTCGCCAGTGCCGGTTCGGCCCTGGCCGACGGCTACTCGACGCCGATTAGCGTCTCAACAACCGGTGCGTGCATTGACACCGGCTCAGGCGGAGGTGCCTGGCTCGCACCGTGCAACGGATCCAACACTCAGAACTGGCAGATCGAGCCCACACCCTGGGCGGCCGGACCGCAGGTCTATCTGCTTCAGAACGCGGGCACCGGCGCCTGCCTCGCAATGACCGGTACGCCACCGGACGGCCAAACGACAGCGGTTTCAACGGCACCATGTGGCGACCCCAACCTCGCACTCGAAGAGCAGTGGTGGGGTCAGGGCGTCTTTGGCTTCTTGAAGTTCCAATCGTTCGGAGGCAACTTTCTGACCGACAATGGCCAGGGTGGCCTGGTGGCGTCGGCTCACTGGAGCGATCCAGGCGCGCCGGCGACGTGGATCGTCAACGTGCACGGGTGACAGGGAGCCGTCACGCAACGCTCAGTGCATTGCGGAGCGCACTGAGACTGCAATGCGCGATTAGGGGCAAATGCAACTGCTCAGAACTAACCCGGCGCTCCTCACGGTGATGTGACTGTCTGGCCGATATCGACGGCGATCAACACCGCGCGCGCCCAGGCCAGGGCGGTGGCGTGTGGGCGGCCGGGATGCGACGCCACACGCCACCGCCGACTGCGCGTACACATCCAAACCGACACTCGTACGCTCAACAAGCACCGGGACCTCATCCGCAAATGTAGGCACCACCGGCTTAACCCGGCCGACAACCCACGACGACTTGCGCGCGGTCCCGGCCCGAACCCGGTCCCACATACCGTCTGGCAAGAACAAGGGCAGTCCCGTTGTCAGTCGTCATTGACGCGCTCAGATTTGCCTCGCTTCTTGTCCACCCGATGTGTGCCGGAGATAGCTGAAATGAACCGACCGCTGCCGAGTGGCCGTGATTCCACAGTATTGGCCATCGTTTTCGTTCAATCCATGGAGGTTCTCATGAATGTTCTGGTCACCGGACGGCCGTTGGGTCGCTTGTCGCTTCGAGCGAAAGCTCTCCTCGCGACGCTCGTCGCTGTCGCCGTCAGCACAGCCCTCGTCGTCGGCGCCGCCCCAGCGCGAGCCGACGAAATCTCAACGATCAGGATCCTGACGACGGGGGCATGTATCGATATCGATCCAAACACCAACCTCTATGTCTCAGACTCCAGCGTCTACCTGGCACCTTGTGACGGCTCGAATACGCAGAACTGGCAGATCGCCAGGGCGCCCTGGGCCAACAACGATGGCACCTGGTACTGGATTGTGAACGAGGCCACTGGCCAATGTATGACCCCGCTAGATTTTGTGATGGAGTCGACCAGTGGCGTGTTTGCCGGGCCGTGCGACGGTGATGCCGGCACCACGCCGGGGTGGCAGCTTCAAGGAATGTTCGGGACCCTAATCGCGGCACCGGAGGGCAGATGGCTCACTGACAATGGGCAGGGCGGCGTCATCGTGACACCGCACGGATCCGTTCCGGGCGCGTCGGCGACGTGGCTGACCACCCCTCCCATCGGGTGAGGGTCAAACCGGGCCCCGTCGAGGTCAGTGCTTGGTCGACGCTCACCGAGGGTCGACATCATTGGCCGCCTGCTGAAAACGTCGCTTAGACCGCTCTACCCGGCCGCTTTCACGGTGATGGTGTCCCGTTGAAGTGCTCCCACCTCGTCACCCAAAGGTTTGCAGCGACTGCAACGAATCCCAGCACCCGGCTGACGCAGCCCCGCCGACCCAACGACCAAGACGAGACACGGCATCCACAGATCGCTACGAAAGATCTGGCTAGAGAATGCAAACGCTTACTATGGGCAAACTCCGTCTGATATTGCCTCCGCCAAACTCAATCCGCCCGGCAGCGTTGGTGATCCATCTTTACGCTGGCCTGCGGGACGGAATCTGCCCATATCCGTGGTCAACACCCTTATCAGAATTATTTTCGCGAATGTCGCATCACCGAGTGAATTCCATCCGAATGAAGTTGAGGGTCTAGGATAATTCGGCCGATGCGAGTAGGTTGGCCTCGTTGCTCTCGGCCAGCTGCTGTCCGAAAGCAGATAGCCCAGGGGAATCCTTGTAGTCTGGGCAATTTACACGAGGAGCGAGCAATGCAGCAATCGAGATTCGGTAAACATGCTGCGATCCAGTCGATACCCGCCGCCAGCAGAGAGGCGCCTGGCGCCGCCGGTACACGACGGCCCGTCAATGAGGGCCGGCGCGAGCCGACGCGACACTCGCGTGCCCGACACCGCGCCCGGTCAGTGGTCGGATCCATTGTCCTGATTGTCGGCGCATCTCTAGGTTGGTTGGCCACGGACGATGCTTCAGCGATAGCCGAACCCGCATGCGTCTCCTCCCCCGTCGCGGATCCAATGCATGTCACGATCACGCCGGATGCCGACGTCGTCGCTTTTTCAACCGTCAAAGCTACCTTCAGCGGCACGATATCCAATGGACATTGCGCCGGTGACTCATTCTCGTTCGGAATTCCCGCTGCCTTGAGAGTCCAGGATGGCGCCGTATACCTGCTGAAGTCGCCCGACGGGAGCACCGTCGCGACGATGAACGTCACTGGTCAGACGGTGCGAGTGACGTTTTCGACGTACGTGCAGACTCACGAACAAGTTGCGGTCACAGGTTTCCTCAGCGCACAGATCAACGACTCCGCGGCACCCGGAGCGACCCAACAGCTGAGCTGGACGTTTGGTGGAACCACCGTGACTACACCAGTCACGATGGCAAGCTGCCCGAACTGCTCCATCATGCCAACAGATCTTCGGAAGCACGGCGACTACACCGGCCATGCGTTGCTGGCCGTCGTCAACCTTCCTACCTCCACGGCGTCAAACGAATCCTTCAGTTTCTCCGACACGTTGACGAGTCCGGGTCAAGCGATGGCCTGCTCCGAAGCAGTCACGACAGACGGCTTCACCCAGCTCAACGCCTGGGGCAACCCCACTGACGTACAGACTGGGCCCACCCCAGTCATCACATCATGCACCGCAAGCAAGCTCACCGGCACCGTCGTCGTTCCGGCCGTTGGTACGGTAGTCCGCGCATACATTCCGATCTCGGTGACAGACGCGTCGCGAAGCAGCTGGACCGACACTGCGGATGCCACAGCTGCCGGCACAAGCTGGAGTGCGCCAGCGACAATCAGCGAACTGGACGGCGGAGGAGAAGGCGTCGGCGTGGTGCCCACGTCGACCGCGATTGCGACGCCCTCGCCGGCGGCACCGTCACCCGCCGAGCAGAGCCCTTCTGCGGAGACCGCATCGGGCAGCGGCCTGGCGAACACAGGTTCGCGCACAACGGGCCTGCTGGTCCTCGCCGCGTGCCTGCTGCTCCTTGGCGGCGCCGCGGTTGCAGGTAGCTCCCGACGTCGACAGGGGGGCCGGTAGCGGGAGCGCTGCTCACCGCAGCGCGTCGCTCAGACCGAGACTCCAGACCGCCACACCTCCGAGATGCACACTCCTTGCGTACGTCACCCGGGCCGCGTACGTCCTGGCATCAGACCACCAGATGACGGTCCCGCTCGAGAGCGTGGCGTGCCATTCGAGTTGAGTGGCGTCCCAATAGGGCGTGGCGCCGTCCTGCTTCACGATGGCCCGCGCCCCAGCATCAGAGAGTTGGCTACCTGCACCTGACTTCGGCCAGGTATAGCCGTAGCCCGCGATACCGAGTTGCACCTTTGCGGCTGGGATGCTCGTCAGGACGGGTTTGAGCGATGCGATCACCCAGGGCTGTCCACCGACGGGGCCGGCATTCGACCAGGTGGGTCCGTGTTGGTCGTAGGCCATCAACACGATGTGGTCCGCCGCCGCACCGAGGCCAGTCAGGTCGTAGCCCTCGGCGGCATAACCATCAGGTGTCGCCATGAGGCAAATCGACACGCTCTTGCCGGTGCCGAGACTGCTATTGAGCCTGGACACGAAGGATGTCAGACCAGGGGTGTCTTTTCCCGTCAGGCTCTCGAGATCGACGGTTACTCCATCCCAGCCCTGAGCCTTCACGTCGGCAGCTAGATCATTGACGACGCTGGCGATGTGAGCCGATGATTCGAGCAGCCGGTGGCCGATCGCCGGCGAGAAATCGCCTATCGCGTCGTCGAAGTTTCCGATGAGCAGTTCGGCCTTCTTCTGCTGCGCATGCGCCGCTCTGAGGAGAGTCAGGGACTCTGTGGACACCGCTGTGAGCCCGGCGCCGTTCGAGGTGAGGTTGATGCCGTCAACGCCGACAGTGGTCAGGGCGCCACGACTTGCGGCCAGCTGAGCAGTGGTGGTGGCGCCCGCCTCCGCGTAGCCGACTACCTGCATCACGGGCGGCGATGTCGCAGGGACTTGGCAGGACGCAATGCCTCCACCCAGAAGCGCAGCAGCGGCCGCGGCTGCGCCCGCTGAAATGATCACGAGAAAATCCAGTATCGGTTCATTCCCGCAGCCTAGCGACTGACGGTGATCGATGGATGGCGCTGAGCTATCCACAAGCCGCTTAACCACACAGTCAACCAAACGCATATTTAACACACCGCTACGGAGTCGCGGACATTCAAACGCGTTTGGCTTGGCGGTTTTGGACTGCGCAAGGTCAACAGGGGCACCAGCGGCCATTCCGCTGTCGAATCGTCGCGTTCGCTATAGATGCATGCAAGCAGTCGATCATTGACAGTAGTCACGCGATAACACAAATGGTTCATGCGCTCTGCATTGACGCCGAATGCAAGCCTGACAGATCGGCGGCACATTGCCGCGTTTGGGCGTTCAAGTCCGGCAGCTAGCGAGACGGGTCGGAACAGTGAAGGTCAAGGAAGTGATAGGTCAGGATTCGACGGCAATGCAAACGAATCCCCGAGCCCGCATAACCAAACGGTCGGAGCATCCGAAGGTTCGAAGCTGCGCCAGAAACGCTGGTAAGTGACACGTATCCAAAACCTGTTCCATATGATTTACTTCACGAAGTTGTATCAGCGTCGGAGTGAGGTCACATGGCCGTTCCCGTGTCGTCCACGGCATCGGGTCTTGTCACGACCTTTATGCAGGATTCCGCGCGTATGGCCCGTGAGCGGGGCCCAGTTTTTCATCGCAGCCTGTTCCACCTTGAGTTCACTTTCGTCTCTAGTGCGGCGCTCGCCACGGAATTGTCCGATGAACGGCGTTTTAGGAAGTTGGTGCACCCGAGCGTCGCGGTGCTGCGTTCGTTTCTTGGCGACGGGCTGCTCTCCGCCGACGGCGATGATCCGGCGTGGCGGGTCGGGCATGAGCTGCTCATGCCGGCATTCAGCCAGGCCTCGATGCGCCAGTATCACCCGGTCATGCTGGACGCCGCCGATCAGCTCATCGAGACCTGGGACCAGGCCGACGGCGACCCAGTCGATGTCGTCGCCGACACCACCAAACTCAGCCTGGAGGTCATCGGCCGTTCCGGGTTCGGCTACTCCTTCGACTCCTTCCAGCAGGGGCCGACCCACCCGTTCGTGCTCGCACTCTCTGACACGGTCGCCAACGGGCAGCGCACCGTCACCCGCCCACCGATGCTGGGCAGTCTGATCGGTGCGCGTGCCGCGCAGCGGGCGGAACAGAACATCGCCTACATGAACAGCGTCGTCGATGACGTCATCACCCACCGACTGACCTCGGCGAACGACCAAGCTGAAGACCTGCTGGCAATCATG contains:
- a CDS encoding 5'-nucleotidase C-terminal domain-containing protein; the encoded protein is MLSSPMWTRPIPFSGVVMRPQVLKKSFALLSMTTAVAAGLVALSGQDARASAMPTQNGDAASDSSVLLFDAAGLQSRTLESLEKRGALPAYARLQREGVSAESGITTAVPAATGPDVDALTTGAWPARTGTTGDTYFDTRSAFSSSLSSTATAVTAGPAAGADEAESLAASAEGAGRLVAQLDWPGGLAAGIAGPTVDRATSYSQAGVVQTPAEPTRETEVRAAGFGYQAATIEAATGWSHVPSSRRPALQSTFSIETTSSAVNPNRDFDLFIYATSRRGYDRVLIVPASAGKDGVNAVATLSPGNFAPIRLSGDNSLTGIAAGAAAGFYVKLTTLSPDVSHFGLYYTPISRANAQCFTAACNALPTSSQWGGRFANYLAENLPPAVYGDAAALQAGVIDERTWYEQTSLLSGAYERAVDSYVLGKLQPHTNVVLAGTDVISQTNGELLALLTPTTAGDVANPFFDRFAGSGRRDHLTRQRQSMLEGAYRNADHEISTLQGLLGTNTDVVATSDHAVAPAWRAVDPALPLVHLGLQDTEQSANCQPAAVGSSLAKACSTGATTQIYLELAGRDPDGTVAATDYSATVSKIVNAYRDLVDPTTGQRIVQAVYTKSDLANLPGTGGANPTRSGDVTVILRPPYTFTGATAGTQISTIRPVAEDGYLPGPDKAGGKQAAAPVFLAAGPGIDHHGRAASVQQVDVAPTLAVLGGFDPPLQTQGHVLTSILQDGDRYVQAQLLAVNDLHGNITGNGLTYSDPYTGVKDAAGGIAALAGDLERARSENPNTVTVEAGDMVGGSPPETALLRDKPTLDAMNLMGFDIGTLGNHEFDRGVKELQLQINGGTSTVDPSIDFNKLDYPVVDANVISDATGQPLLPPYLVKRVAGVPIGFIGATTIFTPTVTTTDATAGVHFTDEVTAINGSVAALEKQGVHTFVVIIHEGGTQTSFPVGVVSDRINSIAAHLDPAVKLVVSGHTHTTVSTRVGQALVVQASSYGRAFDQVQLLLDRKTETIKATWGAIVPVWRSSIPQSTDPDAPAVPIDQQVQAIVDNAVATTNPITQRLINTASTDIPSQRENGQSAAGESPAGDLIADAQRAYAGTQLAFVNTGSIRSGFTAGPVTFGSLYTAQPFQDNYVDTFELTGAQVWAVLAQQLATGTGGIMQVSGLHFAYTGTQGSGSITGVWLGKAGDDSNPIPNDGSQTYTATANSFAANGGDGFTVLKGASNVVQQVQPVLTALVDFVSKQPDPFTYSIDGRIVKN
- a CDS encoding CAP domain-containing protein; its protein translation is MRLNPRSRVPKSRKRRRGDGRPVRRRHQAGQLDQAASLAQSEPAAPPPAVPGVRRAHQFIGDGVRRQAEDEVVRLTNEFRVARGLSPLVPSELLRQAARDHSSEMAMRRFFGHVDALGRTPFDRMREHGYPLPAAENIAHGQLTPASAVEAWIRSPGHLANLLLPTAVSLGVGLHNYYWTQNFGY
- a CDS encoding glycosyl hydrolase family 18 protein — its product is MQVVGYAEAGATTTAQLAASRGALTTVGVDGINLTSNGAGLTAVSTESLTLLRAAHAQQKKAELLIGNFDDAIGDFSPAIGHRLLESSAHIASVVNDLAADVKAQGWDGVTVDLESLTGKDTPGLTSFVSRLNSSLGTGKSVSICLMATPDGYAAEGYDLTGLGAAADHIVLMAYDQHGPTWSNAGPVGGQPWVIASLKPVLTSIPAAKVQLGIAGYGYTWPKSGAGSQLSDAGARAIVKQDGATPYWDATQLEWHATLSSGTVIWWSDARTYAARVTYARSVHLGGVAVWSLGLSDALR
- a CDS encoding sigma-70 family RNA polymerase sigma factor, with the translated sequence MVTLYAEYGRALLGYSYRLCRDQQRAEDIVQETLLRAWRHGDNLSAERGSVRAWLFTVANNVWIDMVRAKRARPVEVDGELADAAGRVERLGDPVQELDDKLVVEKALALLSVEHRAVLVEVYLKDKSAQEAGLTLGIPAGTVKSRTYYALRALRGTLGQGQEITA
- a CDS encoding RICIN domain-containing protein, encoding MNRPLPSGRDSTVLAIVFVQSMEVLMNVLVTGRPLGRLSLRAKALLATLVAVAVSTALVVGAAPARADEISTIRILTTGACIDIDPNTNLYVSDSSVYLAPCDGSNTQNWQIARAPWANNDGTWYWIVNEATGQCMTPLDFVMESTSGVFAGPCDGDAGTTPGWQLQGMFGTLIAAPEGRWLTDNGQGGVIVTPHGSVPGASATWLTTPPIG
- a CDS encoding Ig-like domain-containing protein; amino-acid sequence: MHVTITPDADVVAFSTVKATFSGTISNGHCAGDSFSFGIPAALRVQDGAVYLLKSPDGSTVATMNVTGQTVRVTFSTYVQTHEQVAVTGFLSAQINDSAAPGATQQLSWTFGGTTVTTPVTMASCPNCSIMPTDLRKHGDYTGHALLAVVNLPTSTASNESFSFSDTLTSPGQAMACSEAVTTDGFTQLNAWGNPTDVQTGPTPVITSCTASKLTGTVVVPAVGTVVRAYIPISVTDASRSSWTDTADATAAGTSWSAPATISELDGGGEGVGVVPTSTAIATPSPAAPSPAEQSPSAETASGSGLANTGSRTTGLLVLAACLLLLGGAAVAGSSRRRQGGR